The DNA window gGGAGCGTGCACCGATGCGAGTATGCTCTCAGCTCATGCTCTCTGGAGAAAGAGAGAACTTCAATTGCTCTTGTGTATTAGCAATTTCAACTCTGAGCACAGTTCTACGCCATTTCTCACCGATAACAGACGTACGCGCGAGTGCCTATTACTTGCATAACCTCTTTTCGGGAGTTGATCTTAaatctttccttcttttccttccttttctcttAATTTCCTTCTTTCACTATCTCTCTAACTCTTCCTTCTTTAAGTATGGGTGATCCCCCTGGGGATCCCCACCTTTCTCATCCCAACCCTAATTATGATGATCCTAATTGTACCTCTACACTACAAATCGATAACCTCAAATCTCTACGATACAATTCTCAAAGCTATGGACCTTACGTAATCTCTATGTCAGACCCAGATGGAAATCTTGGAACTAAACATCCTATGATAATCGGAAAATTAATTCAAGATCATAAAGTTGAAGGAGTAATTAACGTgagtaaaataaacaaaaatatcatTGATATTGAATTCTCTGACTATGTACTAGCAAACCGTTTTATGGACCACCCCAACGAACTCAAAACTAAATACAGAATCTACATTCCATATAATCGACTAACCAGACGTATAATAATCAAAGACGTTGAACCTTCAATCACACTCTTAGACATCAAAAACTCCATAACTAGAAACTATTTCAAAACCTATTCCATCAGAcgaattttcaaaagagaacaTGGAAAGCTAACCCCAACATACAATATAGACGCCACTATCGAATCACAGCTCTTACCAAAAAACGTTTTCATTCTGTACCACAAATGCAAAGTAGTACCATATATATACCCAGTTCTTCAATGTAACCACTGCCTCATGTTCGGACATAAGTCCCACATCAAAAACACCCTAATCtgcaaaaacagcaaaaaatgttcaaaatgtgGAGAAACTACAATACTTGATCCCCAAAAATGCACAGGAGAAACCAAATGCACACACTGCCAAGGACGACATGATAGCTCTGACAGAAACTGCCCTCAATACCTCACTGAAAAACAACTCAAAGAGATCATGGCAACCCAAAACATTTCATACAAACTCGCTAAAAATAAACTCGACACTCCCCAACCTGTCACCAACCTAAATACTAACGATAAACACATCACCACAAACAACAACTCCAACCCTTTACTACCTCCAAAAACAACTCAACAATTCCCACCCTTGAAAAACTACTCAGAAAAACCACAAACagaacaaaatataaaaactcaacataaatattcaaaaaacgACCAACTCAAACCCCTTTCAAAAGTTATTGAAGAATCCTATGAACCTAAAAACAAAGTAACTAAAACAACTCATGATACCCCAAATCTAAACAATCCTCAACAATCAGCTCCTAAATCACCACTACATAAACAAAAAACCCCTCCACCTACCCCTATAAACATCCAAAATAATACTAAGAAACTTAACAAAACCCCACCCCTTACTCCCAAGCAAACGATTACTgaatctatataaataaaatcgttgggggtttcactgtaacgctcatttctggagttctaccggaccgatttcgacGATGTTTGACTCTGGTGAAAGCCCTTGACGTCTCGATGTCCGCAAAactttcagacttccaaatttttcagcctctttcgctTGAGACGCccttaaagccaaatccacccccctccgaccttaagtttccgagagttgcggtatgtttccgttgtaacgcctaatttgagagatctactggggcgatttttacgatttttgggtcgactgCAAGCTTCTAGCTTCCAGATGTTCGCAAAActgtcagacttccaaattttttagactcttcttcctgagacgctcttaaagccaaatcTACCCCCCTCCGGCCTTAAGTTCTCGAGAATTAGTGTATGTTCCTGTTGTAacgcctattttgagagatctaccggggcgatttttaagatttttgggTCGATCGAAAGCTTCTAGCTCCaagatgctcgcaaaactatgagaatttccaatttttcagccacatctgtgtaaaccgctgaaagatgcaaatagacccctctccatattactactacacagccttcacccaacgccgagggtcaaactcggactctgtctcagcactgctctgcctgaataaaaggaagccgCCGCAGCTACGTGGTagttgaaatatggcaatgccgtGAGAGTAAAAATTAATACGTATAATATCAGCTGaactctttttagatttttcataacCTCTGGTGCACCCTCATTAAATGAATGTGCACTGCAAGTGAATTGTTCTCATTCCAAATATCCAAAACCCAACGGGTTATGGGCCCAGTGTATTCTTTTAATACTTACTAGTGTAAAGCATTTCGCCCGTACTCTTAAAATGGACCTAAAATCCGTAAAATATTATACACGCCTTTGACGGGAAAAAACGCAATGTCTGTAAGGTTAGAATTCAGAAATTCTGTTAATCAAGAAAATGTGATGGATGTGAATGTTTAGATGATTGAAAGGTAAATCATCGCCGCATGAATTCCTGCAATAAGCGATTGAGAAAACAGTTGATGCTTGGCGATACAGAAAGTGAAAAGTTCAACTTGTGCTGGGATTGAAGAGCATTCCAGTAATATTAGCAACAGAAAATTAGATGTGCGACGTTTTCTTGAGTTTGCTGATCACAGACAGTGAATGCAAAAATATAAGATGGAGAATGACGACAACAACTGAGAAGATATAAATGACTGGATAAACATGCGTCATGGAGTCTGGTCTTAAAACTATTTTTGGAAGACGTTTGGTTCTGCCCTGAATTACCATAAAATTGGTTATCAAtaccaaaatttggaaagctGATAATGAAAGATATTCTCGTCAAAATAGAAGACAACATTTTTAAGGGAAGTATCGTTGTCTTTTGTGGTAAGCCTTTTCAGAATTATAATATTGATGAGAAATTACTGGTCATTATTCCGACAAGGAAAAGATTTGAGAGTGAGAGCCATACACTGAGTGAGATAATAAAATTTACTATTGAGTTGAAAACTGGCCTCATTTAAAACGTATCGCACGAAATGATAATTTATGTGAGTtgcaaaaatagtaaaatttgcCTATCCTTGGCGATTTAAAGATGGAAATTATGACAAATTAGACCTTTTAAAATGCACTTTAATTTgcaaatttcgctgaatttctGGGAATTAGAGGTCAGAGATGAGACGGGATTTTAACTTTGAAGTTTAATATGGCTGACTGTAGTGCCCACTTCCAAGTAAATTagattttgcatttaattcaGTTAAAGGGAACCCTCTCAGAACCTCATTGGGTGTTTGATGTACATAATGATATGCACAAGATCTGATTTGTGCGctgcaataagtattttatgcaGATATACAAGCAAGAACAATAAGATCTTGTGGCAATACTTAAATAAGGGTGTTAAGATACCTATAAAgctcaaggaatttgaaattgacctaATTGTCCAATTGACCTAATTgaattgttgttgttgttctgaTTGGGCAACAGATGAAAACAATAGAAAGAGCACAACGTGTGACGTCCAAATCTTGtcgcaaaaattacattgcgaGAATCtcagcattcttttttttttttggtttgaattGGGCATGTTTTCTTCTATACTGTGTTTATGGCAGAAATCAAATTTGAGACGAAACTAAACAGTTCACGCTTTGTTTGAGTCACCAAAAATCCACAAACCGAGCAGTAAAATGGCATCACTAAGCGAATGGTGAAAGCCGTAATAGATAAAGCTTGGGTAATGtttattgcagtaaaattatATGAGGCATTTCACAAATGTATATTAAGTGTGGGATGCGGAGAAGAAAATGTTTGTCTCAGAGTATAGTAATTGTCGATGAGACAAAGAACCTAGACCTGTGTTAACGTGCTCTGTGGATGCAGAGAATGAGATGAAAAACTGATGCATCTGActgtgagtcaaaatcagatCTCATGCAAGAAAAACTGATGCATCTGActgtgagtcaaaatcagatCTCATGCAAGAAAAACTGATGCATCTGActgtgagtcaaaatcagaacttcatgAGGAACCACGAGCGTCAACTGAGATAAGTAAAAGCTCAGAGAATGGATGTCTAGCTCTCTAGTGAAGAAAACAGGGTGTTGCCGAGACCCATGTGGAGATGGATGAATAGAGGATGGAATCTCTATGGGTGCGTTTAGCTCACCGATTATAATCCAAGGTGATTTTTGATCAAACATGAAGCGTggaaagagaaaatgaaattttgtgtgagtCATGTAATCGGCAAGATACATTACATAATATCGAGATTCGTAGTAAAATTTCGAGTGACCGAAAGTTAGTCAATAGGAAACTGATGAATCTGAAAATTAGTCCATAGGAAACTAATGAATCTGAAAATTATAGTGAATAGGAAACCGATAAATCTGGTAATAAAATCAGAATTGTTCTTAAACTTGATACTTTAGTTAACTCTGGAAAAGGAACCGAGTTAAGGAAATTATAAGTCTTGTGAGCGACTCGAAAGCAAATGATTGGTGTATAGTCCACAAAACTAACTCAAACTCTAGACGTGACGCGTGCTTGAAACAGAAGAGAATGTGAAAGTAAAATGGAGGGAAACTCTATGATAATCTTGACTTCTGAGCACTTAAATTGAAAACTATCATAAGCACAGTAATGCCATCGACATGACGAAGTTAAAAtggaaatactgaaataattttgaagtGAGAGACGGATCACTAAGATTGCAATagtattgcaaaaaaaa is part of the Bemisia tabaci chromosome 1, PGI_BMITA_v3 genome and encodes:
- the LOC140224609 gene encoding uncharacterized protein, which gives rise to MGDPPGDPHLSHPNPNYDDPNCTSTLQIDNLKSLRYNSQSYGPYVISMSDPDGNLGTKHPMIIGKLIQDHKVEGVINVSKINKNIIDIEFSDYVLANRFMDHPNELKTKYRIYIPYNRLTRRIIIKDVEPSITLLDIKNSITRNYFKTYSIRRIFKREHGKLTPTYNIDATIESQLLPKNVFILYHKCKVVPYIYPVLQCNHCLMFGHKSHIKNTLICKNSKKCSKCGETTILDPQKCTGETKCTHCQGRHDSSDRNCPQYLTEKQLKEIMATQNISYKLAKNKLDTPQPVTNLNTNDKHITTNNNSNPLLPPKTTQQFPPLKNYSEKPQTEQNIKTQHKYSKNDQLKPLSKVIEESYEPKNKVTKTTHDTPNLNNPQQSAPKSPLHKQKTPPPTPINIQNNTKKLNKTPPLTPKQTITESI